In Excalfactoria chinensis isolate bCotChi1 chromosome 5, bCotChi1.hap2, whole genome shotgun sequence, a single genomic region encodes these proteins:
- the LRRC4C gene encoding leucine-rich repeat-containing protein 4C — translation MLNKMTLHPQQIMIGPRFNRALFDPLLVVLLALQLLVVAGLVRAQTCPSVCSCSNQFSKVICVRKNLRDVPDGISTNTRLLNLHENQIQIIKVNSFKHLRHLEILQLSRNHIRTIEIGAFNGLANLNTLELFDNRLTTIPNGAFVYLSKLKELWLRNNPIESIPSYAFNRIPSLRRLDLGELKRLSYISEGAFEGLSNLRYLNLAMCNLREIPNLTPLVKLDELDLSGNHLTAIRPGSFQGLMHLQKLWMIQSQIQVIERNAFDNLQSLVEINLAHNNLTLLPHDLFTPLRLERIHLHHNPWNCNCDILWLSWWIKDKAPSNTACCARCHTPPSLKGRYIGELDLNYFTCYAPVIVEPPADLNVTEGMAAEMKCRASTSLTSVSWITPNGSVMTHGAYRVRIAVLSDGTLNFTKVTVQDTGLYTCMVSNSVGNTTASATLNVTALDNPGYTYFSTVTVETVEPSQDEAQTTEQVGPTPVTNWETTNMTTSLTPQSTRSTEKTFTIPVTDANNGIPGIDEVMKTTKIIIGCFVAITLMAAVMLVIFYKMRKQHHRQNHHAPTRTVEIINVDDELTGDTPIESHLPMPAIEHEHLNHYNSYKSPFNHTTTVNTINSIHSSVHEPLLIRMNSKDNVQETQI, via the coding sequence ATGTTGAACAAGATGACCTTACATCCACAGCAGATAATGATAGGTCCTAGGTTTAACAGGGCCCTATTTGACCCCCTGcttgtggtgctgctggctctTCAGCTTCTTGTGGTAGCTGGTCTAGTGAGGGCTCAAACTTGCCCTTCAGTTTGCTCCTGCAGCAACCAGTTCAGTAAAGTGATTTGTGTACGGAAAAATCTGAGAGACGTGCCAGACGGCATCTCCACCAACACGCGGTTACTCAACCTCCATGAGAACCAGATCCAAATCATTAAAGTGAATAGCTTCAAGCATCTGAGGCACTTAGAaatcctgcagctcagcaggaatCACATCAGAACAATTGAAATAGGGGCCTTCAATGGTCTGGCCAATCTTAATACTTTGGAACTCTTTGACAATCGTCTGACCACTATCCCAAATGGGGCTTTTGTATACTTGTCAAAACTGAAGGAACTTTGGTTGAGAAACAACCCCATTGAGAGCATACCTTCGTATGCTTTTAACAGAATCCCTTCTCTCCGGAGACTGGATTTAGGGGAATTGAAAAGGCTTTCATACATCTCAGAAGGTGCCTTTGAAGGTCTGTCCAACTTGAGATATTTGAACCTTGCCATGTGCAATCTGCGAGAGATTCCTAACCTCACCCCACTTGTAAAACTGGATGAGTTAGACCTTTCTGGAAATCACTTGACTGCCATCCGACCAGGTTCCTTCCAAGGGTTAATGCATCTTCAGAAATTGTGGATGATACAGTCCCAGATTCAAGTGATAGAAAGGAATGCTTTTGATAACCTTCAATCACTTGTGGAGATCAATCTGGCACACAACAATCTAACACTACTGCCTCATGACCTGTTCACACCACTCCGTCTAGAAAGGATCCACTTGCATCACAATCCTTGGAATTGCAACTGTGATATCCTTTGGCTCAGCTGGTGGATTAAAGACAAGGCACCCTCTAATACTGCATGCTGTGCCCGTTGCCACACACCTCCCAGTTTGAAAGGAAGGTACATTGGTGAACTGGACCTGAACTACTTCACGTGTTATGCTCCAGTCATTGTGGAGCCACCAGCAGACCTCAACGTCACTGAAGGCATGGCTGCAGAGATGAAATGCCGGGCATCGACCTCCCTGACCTCTGTATCTTGGATTACTCCAAATGGATCTGTTATGACACATGGGGCATACAGAGTTCGGATTGCTGTGCTCAGTGATGGCACATTAAATTTTACAAAGGTAACTGTGCAAGACACGGGTTTGTATACATGCATGGTGAGTAACTCTGTTGGGAATACCACAGCTTCTGCCACACTGAACGTGACTGCCCTAGATAACCCCGGCTATACCTATTTTTCAACTGTCACAGTAGAGACTGTGGAACCTTCTCAGGATGAGGCACAGACCACAGAGCAGGTTGGGCCCACACCAGTTACCAACTGGGAGACCACTAACATGACAACCTCACTCACTCCACAGAGCACAAGGTcaacagaaaaaacattcaCCATTCCTGTGACGGACGCAAACAACGGGATCCCAGGAATAGATGAGGTTATGAAGACTACCAAAATCATAATTGGTTGTTTTGTGGCTATCACTCTCATGGCTGCTGTGATGCTGGTAATTTTCTACAAAATGAGGAAACAGCATCACCGGCAAAATCATCATGCTCCAACACGGACTGTAGAAATCATAAATGTGGATGATGAGCTTACAGGTGACACACCCATAGAGAGTCACTTGCCCATGCCAGCAATAGAGCATGAGCACCTAAATCACTATAACTCTTATAAGTCTCCTTTCAACCACACAACAACAGTTAACACAATAAATTCAATACACAGTTCAGTGCATGAACCGTTATTGATCCGAATGAACTCAAAAGACAATGTACAAGAGACTCAAATCTAA